The following coding sequences lie in one Zingiber officinale cultivar Zhangliang chromosome 2B, Zo_v1.1, whole genome shotgun sequence genomic window:
- the LOC122048811 gene encoding uncharacterized protein LOC122048811, which translates to MDRTFPPKMDRVYMQKVANNDLHNFQSGLEDPTGTIGRRGSDCELYSDILNSSSGEGTISEDNWRTLGHYGDEHSETGFAFRQHGQVYNYNWPESGASESSHCGKMKFLCSFGGKIFPRPGDAKLRYVGGETRIISVSNNITWKEFMQKTLAICKQPHTIKYQLPGEELDALISVASDEDLQNMMEEYCGTEKSDGSKRPRLFLILVNETEIPSSLDSLVLHGGSEHGYVSAVNNMLEPSPRKNSRRNSFPGEVGSLLDVTPISHKESPSCPQLDLIDIPDFMSCPAPEFFFNSGQKTPMRSPPFSPRTNIQQDTRYPQKHSGEDHIFVGAKFRNKPPLGIQLPVISRAATPLQSPRQIKNSCDPQFTHHESNLAFDSKRGHGQDKDNLYLVTKSDALVEPLITLECSDSIVRNQGERKISDASEKITTFIDASPYSNQLDIHFQSQESQRVELCGNLFAHYRTPNYTNEDNKIHMDSLYEKPEITTNKSMMLSPNGSLTYSKEFETIERSFHMPSSFLTSQTHCVKSNNSLESLHLTDSMNCIESSGAGNSSGVVYIQSSEPLSHLPLIKSQNIKTNQEFGSSNDADLDQDLLSHKLSLLLNPPAMVGHLDCIPTGDVLCSNKQLKEVGKESMLDSFPLEVVVSVEDDASSCIIPVLTTTNVLHESVKDIENDHSSGLLEMANVDISPQTENEYMKDETRELDISISDAALAELEAGIYGLQIIKNADLEELRELGSGTFGTVYHGKWRGTDVAIKRIKKSCFEGRSSEQENMVKDFWREAKILSKLQHPNVVAFYGVVPDGTGGTLATVAEFMVNGSLRHALPRKDRPLDHRKKLIITMDAAFGMEYLHSRNIVHFDLKCDNLLVNLRDSQRPVCKVGDFGLSRIKRNTLVSGGVRGTLPWMAPELLNGCSNKVSEKVDVFSFGIAMWEILTGEEPYANMHCGAIIGGILNDKLRPTIPENCNAEWKTLMEECWASDPASRPSFTQITDRLRAISEVLVSKTRQK; encoded by the exons ATGGATAGAACTTTTCCTCCCAAAATGGATCGAGTTTATATGCAAAAGGTTGCCAATAATGATCTCCACAATTTCCAATCAGGCCTCGAAGATCCGACCGGTACCATCGGTAGAAGGGGATCAGATTGTGAATTATATTCAGACATTCTAAATTCTAGCTCGGGCGAAGGGACTATCTCTGAAGATAATTGGAGGACCTTAGGCCACTATGGGGATGAGCACTCTGAAACCGGTTTTGCTTTTCGCCAACATGGTCAGGTTTATAATTACAATTGGCCGGAATCTGGGGCCTCGGAGAGCTCTCATTGTGGGAAGATGAAGTTTCTTTGCAGCTTTGGGGGCAAAATTTTCCCCCGGCCAGGTGATGCAAAACTGAGGTACGTCGGTGGTGAAACTCGAATTATTTCGGTCAGTAACAACATTACCTGGAAAGAATTCATGCAAAAAACTCTCGCCATATGCAAGCAACCTCATACCATCAAGTATCAGCTTCCGGGTGAAGAACTAGATGCTTTAATATCTGTTGCATCGGATGAAGACTTGCAGAATATGATGGAAGAGTACTGTGGGACTGAGAAATCAGATGGATCAAAACGACCTCGATTATTTCTGATATTAGTTAATGAAACCGAGATCCCTTCTTCTCTTGATTCACTAGTTTTGCACGGCGGCTCAGAGCATGGGTATGTTTCTGCTGTGAATAACATGCTAGAGCCGAGTCCTAGGAAGAACTCGAGAAGAAACAGCTTCCCTGGTGAGGTAGGCAGTCTTCTCGATGTTACTCCAATTTCACATAAAGAGTCTCCGTCGTGTCCTCAACTCGATCTGATTGACATACCGGATTTCATGAGTTGTCCTGCTCCTGAATTCTTTTTCAACTCCGGGCAGAAAACACCCATGCGATCACCTCCTTTTTCGCCGAGAACGAATATCCAGCAAGACACCAGGTATCCTCAGAAGCACTCAGGTGAGGATCATATATTTGTAGGAGCTAAGTTTCGCAATAAGCCACCTCTTGGCATTCAGCTGCCAGTCATATCTCGTGCAGCCACGCCATTACAGAGTCCCAGACAGATAAAAAACTCATGTGATCCGCAGTTCACACACCATGAATCTAATCTTGCTTTTGATTCAAAAAGAGGGCATGGACAAGACAAAGACAATTTGTATCTAGTAACAAAATCAGATGCTTTAGTTGAGCCACTAATCACACTTGAATGTTCTGATTCGATTGTTCGAAATCAGGGTGAAAGGAAAATTTCTGATGCCTCAGAGAAAATTACTACATTCATTGATGCATCACCATATTCTAATCAGCTGGATATTCACTTTCAATCACAAGAATCTCAACGGGTAGAGCTATGTGGAAATTTGTTTGCTCATTACCGGACTCCAAATTACACAAATGAAGATAATAAGATTCATATGGACAGTCTGTATGAAAAACCAGAGATTACCACAAACAAAAGCATGATGCTTAGTCCCAATGGCTCACTAACTTATTCCAAAGAGTTTGagacaattgaaagatcctttcACATGCCTTCATCTTTTTTAACTTCTCAAACACACTGCGTTAAGTCTAATAATTCCTTAGAATCACTGCACTTAACCGATTCTATGAACTGTATAGAAAGCTCTGGTGCCGGAAATTCCAGTGGTGTAGTTTACATCCAATCGAGCGAACCTCTCTCTCATCTTCCACTCATAAAATCTCAGAATATCAAGACTAACCAAGAATTTGGAAGTTCAAATGATGCTGATCTGGACCAAGATTTACTCTCCCATAAGCTGTCTTTGTTACTGAACCCCCCTGCTATGGTTGGGCATCTTGATTGCATTCCTACCGGAGATGTTCTCTGCAGTAATAAGCAATTGAAAGAAGTAGGCAAAGAGTCTATGCTTGATAGCTTTCCACTAGAGGTAGTTGTTTCTGTTGAAGATGATGCAAGTTCTTGTATCATCCCAGTTTTAACAACAACAAATGTGCTTCATGAGTCTGTCAAAGATATAGAAAATGACCATTCTTCAGGATTGCTGGAAATGGCTAATGTTGATATCTCTCCTCAAACTGAAAATGAG TACATGAAAGATGAAACGCGAGAATTGGATATCTCTATAAGCGATGCTGCATTGGCTGAATTAGAAGCTGGGATCTACGGTTTGCAG ATCATTAAAAATGCCGACCTTGAGGAGCTACGTGAACTGGGATCTGGTACGTTTGGAACTGTTTATCATGGCAAGTGGCGGGGAACAGATGTTGCGATCAAGCGTATCAAAAAAAGCTGCTTCGAGGGGAGGTCGTCTGAGCAAGAAAATATG GTTAAGGATTTCTGGAGGGAAGCAAAGATTCTTTCAAAACTTCAACATCCAAATGTAGTCGCTTTTTATGGGGTGGTTCCTGATGGTACTGGAGGAACATTGGCCACTGTCGCGGAGTTCATGGTCAATGGATCACTCAGACATGCCCTACCGAGAAAGGATAG ACCGCTTGATCATCGTAAAAAACTTATAATCACCATGGATGCTGCTTTTGGGATGGAATATCTACACTCAAGGAATATTGTCCATTTTGATCTCAAATGCGACAATTTGCTGGTGAATTTGAGAGATTCTCAACGGCCAGTATGCAAG GTTGGAGATTTTGGCTTGTCGAGGATCAAAAGAAACACCTTAGTTTCCGGTGGCGTTCGAGGGACCCTTCCATGGATGGCACCTGAGTTGTTGAATGGATGCAGTAACAAGGTCTCAGAAAAG GTCGATGTTTTCTCATTCGGCATAGCGATGTGGGAAATTCTGACCGGTGAAGAACCCTACGCAAACATGCATTGTGGCGCTATCATCG GAGGAATTTTGAACGACAAGCTTCGCCCAACAATTCCTGAAAACTGCAATGCCGAATGGAAAACCCTAATGGAGGAATGTTGGGCATCTGACCCTGCATCACGACCATCGTTTACTCAGATAACTGACAGACTTCGGGCCAT aagtgaagtcctggtgagtaaaaccaggcagaag